One genomic window of Geoanaerobacter pelophilus includes the following:
- a CDS encoding helix-turn-helix domain-containing protein, protein MLTFLYYTHLKRHSFSIQIPLEKQQLPGYPEFPITVGEHIRKKRMDLGLLQREVAQIIGVTKSSIWNWEHGTEPELQYNPRIIKFLGYIPFECPDDTVGRLAWYKRAMGMNLDQLGEIMGRDPEQLSDWLSGRHNPFRKNRDMIELFLEKSKYMIKSDETYRFQNNLN, encoded by the coding sequence GTGTTAACCTTTCTCTACTATACTCACTTAAAACGGCACTCGTTCTCAATTCAAATTCCCCTCGAAAAACAGCAGCTTCCCGGTTATCCAGAATTCCCCATCACAGTCGGCGAACACATCCGTAAAAAACGAATGGATCTCGGTCTCCTCCAAAGAGAGGTTGCCCAGATCATCGGCGTCACCAAGTCCTCAATCTGGAACTGGGAGCATGGCACCGAACCAGAACTGCAATATAATCCAAGAATTATCAAATTTCTAGGTTATATCCCGTTCGAGTGCCCAGACGACACAGTGGGGCGGCTTGCGTGGTACAAGAGAGCGATGGGGATGAACCTAGATCAACTGGGAGAAATAATGGGCCGCGATCCCGAACAACTGTCAGACTGGTTAAGCGGAAGGCATAACCCGTTTCGGAAGAACCGGGATATGATTGAGCTATTTCTGGAAAAATCAAAATATATGATAAAATCTGACGAAACTTACCGGTTTCAGAATAATCTGAACTGA
- a CDS encoding ATP-binding protein — translation MIHRYRSRISGPLLDRIDLHIEVPAVKYRDLADRADGESSAAIASRVETCRNLQLERFKGTKVHCNAQMPPRFIKKFCEPDAAGHKLLEMVTDRLGLSARSYTRILKVARTIADLDAAENIREQHLSEAIQYRSLDRKTG, via the coding sequence ATGATCCACCGCTATCGCTCGCGCATCTCCGGGCCGCTGCTCGACCGGATCGACCTGCATATCGAGGTGCCGGCGGTAAAATACCGCGACCTTGCCGACCGGGCCGACGGCGAATCGTCCGCAGCCATTGCCAGCCGGGTCGAAACCTGCCGCAACCTCCAGCTTGAACGCTTCAAGGGGACCAAAGTCCACTGCAACGCCCAGATGCCGCCACGCTTCATCAAGAAGTTCTGCGAACCCGATGCCGCCGGACACAAACTGCTGGAAATGGTCACCGACCGCCTCGGCCTCTCCGCCCGCTCCTACACCCGCATCCTCAAGGTAGCCCGCACCATAGCCGACCTCGACGCTGCCGAAAACATCCGTGAGCAACACCTGTCAGAGGCGATCCAATACCGGAGTCTGGACCGGAAGACAGGATAA
- a CDS encoding response regulator, with protein MPNNPHFVFRIIVGVVLMNLLVFGLSGYSLYASRVHYDEQARIETDNLARALEYSISGILDKIDLALLEGKTEAERQLARGGIDRGSFDNHIAATLTRVPEMGEILMATANGDVIAYGLKPGVRNTANVADRDYFIALRDKPDAGLFISKPLLGRISKKWHINLARRVNNPDGSFAGVIHGNLQINQIKKQFSSYDLGKNGMITLRSNDLSIVARQPETEKSTPGNLSITNQFNRMISEGKTSGSYKVTSRVDGIHRVISFRKVTNYPLYVNCGFATKDYLNAWYLEFYKQLALVLLFVFVTLASTRYVITSWKEKQGAIDELTAIRDELEHRVAERTFELQSINDDLLKQRALLQEEIATRRAAEEELAAKNRQLEHEITTRKQAEHERNKLENKMQQTQKLESLGVLAGGIAHDFNNILTSIVGNTDLAMAHLSPESPVREKLVSIEKAATRAADLAQQMLAYSGKGKFVVESIDLNRLVEEMGHMLEVSISKKAVLRYNLARSLPAVKADATQVRQIVMNLVINASEAIGDRSGVIAISTGSLECTESYLKDVWLADPLPEGQYVFIEVADTGCGMDKETLARIFDPFFTTKFTGRGLGMAAVLGIIRGHHGAIKVYSEPGKGSNFKILLQASEQPAELCGQDPAINDTWKGSGTVLLVDDEETVRDIGSEMLQELGFKVVTATDGQEALDIYASRPDIVLVLLDLTMPHMDGEQCFRELRLLNPNVRVVISSGYSELEVTQKFAGKGLAGFVQKPYRLAALREKLMATTISA; from the coding sequence ATGCCAAACAATCCCCATTTTGTATTTCGCATCATTGTTGGCGTGGTTCTGATGAACCTGCTGGTGTTCGGGCTCTCCGGCTATTCTCTGTACGCCAGCAGGGTGCATTATGACGAGCAGGCCCGCATTGAAACCGACAATCTGGCCCGCGCCCTGGAGTACAGCATCAGCGGCATCCTGGACAAAATCGACCTGGCACTTTTGGAAGGGAAAACCGAGGCCGAACGACAATTGGCCAGGGGGGGAATAGATCGGGGCAGTTTTGATAATCACATCGCCGCTACTCTCACCAGAGTCCCGGAAATGGGCGAAATTCTCATGGCTACAGCGAACGGTGATGTCATCGCTTACGGTCTGAAGCCCGGGGTGCGTAATACCGCCAATGTTGCTGATCGCGACTACTTCATTGCGCTACGCGACAAACCTGACGCGGGCCTGTTCATCTCCAAACCGCTCCTCGGACGTATCTCGAAAAAATGGCACATCAACCTGGCCCGGCGGGTCAATAACCCGGACGGCTCCTTTGCCGGCGTCATCCATGGCAACCTTCAGATCAACCAGATCAAGAAGCAGTTCTCCTCATATGATCTCGGCAAAAACGGCATGATTACCCTGCGCAGCAACGATCTCTCCATTGTCGCGCGCCAGCCGGAAACAGAAAAGAGCACTCCGGGGAATCTGTCCATAACAAATCAGTTTAATCGGATGATCAGCGAAGGGAAAACATCCGGCAGTTACAAGGTAACCAGCAGGGTGGACGGCATCCACCGGGTCATCTCCTTCCGGAAGGTTACCAATTACCCGCTGTATGTTAACTGCGGTTTTGCGACTAAGGACTATCTCAACGCTTGGTATCTGGAGTTTTACAAGCAGCTGGCCCTGGTGCTGCTGTTCGTTTTCGTCACCCTGGCCAGTACCCGTTACGTCATAACATCCTGGAAGGAAAAGCAGGGTGCCATTGACGAATTGACCGCTATCCGCGACGAACTGGAACATCGCGTAGCCGAACGCACCTTTGAGCTGCAGTCGATTAACGACGACCTTCTTAAGCAGAGGGCTCTACTACAGGAAGAAATCGCCACTCGTAGAGCTGCGGAAGAAGAGCTGGCCGCCAAGAATCGGCAGCTCGAACACGAAATCACCACCCGCAAGCAGGCCGAGCATGAGCGGAACAAGCTGGAAAACAAGATGCAGCAGACCCAGAAGCTGGAAAGCCTGGGGGTGCTTGCCGGGGGCATTGCCCACGACTTCAACAACATCCTCACCTCCATAGTAGGGAACACCGACCTTGCAATGGCGCATCTTAGTCCCGAATCTCCTGTTCGCGAAAAACTGGTCAGTATCGAGAAGGCGGCAACCCGCGCCGCCGACCTGGCCCAACAGATGCTGGCTTACTCAGGTAAAGGGAAGTTCGTCGTCGAAAGCATCGACCTGAACCGGCTGGTGGAGGAGATGGGACACATGCTGGAGGTTTCCATCTCCAAAAAAGCGGTGCTCCGCTACAACCTTGCCCGCTCCTTGCCGGCGGTAAAGGCCGACGCCACCCAGGTCCGCCAGATCGTCATGAACCTGGTGATCAACGCATCAGAGGCCATCGGCGACCGGAGCGGGGTCATCGCCATCTCTACAGGCAGCCTGGAGTGCACGGAAAGCTACCTGAAGGATGTTTGGTTGGCAGATCCGCTGCCGGAGGGACAATACGTTTTCATTGAAGTCGCCGATACCGGCTGCGGCATGGACAAGGAGACTTTGGCGCGGATATTCGACCCCTTCTTCACCACCAAGTTCACCGGACGCGGCTTGGGGATGGCAGCAGTGCTGGGGATCATCCGGGGTCACCACGGAGCGATCAAGGTCTACAGCGAACCAGGAAAAGGAAGCAACTTCAAGATACTGCTACAGGCAAGTGAACAACCGGCAGAGTTGTGCGGGCAAGATCCGGCGATTAACGACACCTGGAAGGGCAGCGGCACAGTACTGCTGGTCGACGATGAGGAAACAGTCCGTGACATCGGCAGTGAAATGCTGCAAGAGCTTGGATTCAAAGTGGTTACCGCCACCGACGGCCAGGAAGCGCTGGATATCTATGCGTCACGGCCAGATATCGTCCTGGTGCTCCTT